The following proteins come from a genomic window of Paenibacillus spongiae:
- a CDS encoding Gfo/Idh/MocA family protein: MTIKVAIIGCGTIARSAHIPAYLKNPNAEIKYFCDIKPEAAEKAVQEFGCGQAVVNYRDILNDPEIEAVSICTPNDGHASIAIDFLRAGKNVLCEKPAARTYAEALEMQKAQNETGKVLNIGVVNRFNKGVNIIKNMIASGELGELYHVYASFRAQRSIPGLGGAFTTKSIAGGGVLIDWGVHFLDIVMYCSGDPTPKTVSGQAYCKLGKDMENYSYLNMWAGPPNYAGTYDVDDFITAMIRTEGPSITINGAWAQNIGVDEMYIDFLGDKAGIRLQYGSDFKLYSAQNGALLETTPKFNMGDHFQNEIDGFLACIKSGEKLPSHIDTVIVTAKILQGIYDSSDSGKEITFE, encoded by the coding sequence ATGACAATCAAAGTAGCCATTATCGGATGCGGGACGATCGCCAGGAGCGCACATATTCCGGCATACCTGAAAAATCCAAACGCAGAAATCAAATATTTCTGCGACATCAAACCGGAAGCCGCCGAGAAGGCCGTTCAGGAATTCGGCTGCGGCCAGGCTGTCGTGAATTACCGCGATATCCTGAACGACCCGGAAATCGAAGCCGTTTCGATCTGTACGCCGAATGATGGTCACGCTTCCATCGCGATCGATTTTCTAAGAGCGGGCAAGAACGTCTTGTGCGAGAAGCCGGCCGCAAGAACCTATGCCGAAGCGTTAGAAATGCAGAAGGCGCAGAACGAAACCGGTAAAGTGTTGAACATCGGCGTCGTCAACCGCTTCAACAAAGGCGTCAACATTATCAAGAACATGATTGCCAGCGGCGAGCTTGGCGAGCTGTATCATGTCTATGCCAGCTTCCGCGCACAACGGTCCATCCCGGGGCTCGGGGGCGCATTCACCACGAAATCCATCGCCGGCGGCGGCGTGCTGATCGATTGGGGCGTCCACTTCCTGGATATCGTCATGTACTGCTCCGGCGATCCGACTCCGAAGACGGTATCCGGCCAGGCGTACTGCAAGCTCGGCAAGGATATGGAGAACTACTCCTACCTGAATATGTGGGCGGGTCCTCCGAACTACGCAGGAACGTATGACGTTGATGATTTCATTACGGCGATGATTCGTACCGAAGGACCAAGTATCACGATTAACGGCGCTTGGGCGCAAAATATCGGCGTCGATGAGATGTATATCGACTTCTTGGGCGACAAGGCGGGGATCCGTCTGCAGTACGGGTCCGACTTCAAATTGTACAGCGCGCAGAACGGCGCTCTGCTGGAAACCACGCCGAAATTCAATATGGGCGATCACTTCCAGAATGAAATCGACGGCTTCCTGGCCTGCATCAAGAGCGGGGAAAAGCTGCCTTCACACATCGACACGGTCATTGTCACGGCGAAGATACTGCAGGGAATCTATGATTCGTCGGATAGCGGCAAGGAAATTACTTTCGAATAG